The following are encoded in a window of Microbacterium sp. LWO13-1.2 genomic DNA:
- the def gene encoding peptide deformylase yields MAVREIRVFGDPVLRTVCSPIEQIDDGIRALVADLVETVELPGRAGVAAPQIGFAVRAFSYNIDGDIGYVLNPVLTEVRGDAVPTGEGCLSVPGLWHDTPRHPWARVEGIDLDGNPVVLEGEGLLAQALQHETDHLDGKLYLTRLDPETRKVAMREVRESAWF; encoded by the coding sequence ATGGCCGTCCGTGAGATCCGTGTGTTCGGCGACCCCGTCCTGCGCACCGTCTGCTCCCCGATCGAGCAGATCGATGACGGCATTCGCGCGCTCGTCGCCGATCTGGTGGAGACCGTCGAGCTGCCGGGACGTGCCGGCGTCGCCGCCCCCCAGATCGGATTCGCCGTCCGCGCCTTCAGCTACAACATCGACGGCGATATCGGGTACGTGTTGAACCCCGTCCTCACCGAGGTGCGCGGTGACGCCGTGCCGACGGGGGAGGGATGCCTGTCCGTTCCCGGACTCTGGCATGACACGCCTCGGCATCCATGGGCCCGCGTCGAGGGGATCGACCTCGACGGCAACCCGGTCGTCCTGGAGGGCGAGGGTCTGCTCGCCCAGGCGCTGCAGCATGAGACCGATCACCTCGACGGCAAGCTCTATCTCACGCGTCTCGATCCGGAGACGCGCAAGGTGGCGATGCGCGAGGTGCGCGAGAGCGCCTGGTTCTGA
- a CDS encoding long-chain fatty acid--CoA ligase, whose translation MVQFEVPAIVPADPDANIADLLVKRVEATPDLALFSVPDGQGWRDITAADFQTAVVALAKGFAAAGIQPGEKVGFLARTTYEWTLIDFALFYAGAVMVPIYESSSPSQIQWIMEDSGAIALLVESPEHYARVDEIRSDIPLVRDVWQLHLGAIDTLTAQGASVTDAEIERRRNLAVGSDIATLIYTSGSTGRPKGCVLTHSNFVELCRNSGKALDKVLTTPGASTLLFITTAHVFARFISILDIHAGVRTGHQPDTKQLLPALGSFKPTFLLAVPRVFEKVYNSAEQKAEAGGKGKIFRAAADVAIEHSKLLEEGKKIPLGMKIKFALFDKLVYSKLRAAMGGNVAYAVSGSAPLGARLGHFFHSLGVVILEGYGLTETTAPATVNLADKSKIGTVGPALPGVGVRLAEDGEIEVRGINVFKEYWNNPQATADAFSEGGWFRTGDIGSFDAEGFLTVTGRKKEIIVTAGGKNVAPAALEDPIRSNPIIGQVVVVGDQRPFISALVTLDPEMLPTWLANNGLPADTSLAEASTSEAVRAEVQRAVDAANTRVSRAESIRKFTILDSEWTEASGHLTPKMSIKRNVILSDFADEIAAIYDEPVTTTNVPLGG comes from the coding sequence GTGGTCCAGTTTGAAGTCCCTGCGATCGTCCCCGCCGACCCTGACGCGAACATCGCCGACCTGCTGGTGAAGCGTGTCGAAGCCACCCCCGACCTGGCACTGTTCTCCGTGCCGGACGGCCAGGGCTGGCGCGACATCACCGCCGCAGATTTCCAGACCGCGGTCGTCGCACTCGCGAAGGGTTTCGCCGCGGCCGGCATCCAGCCCGGCGAGAAGGTCGGCTTCCTGGCGCGCACCACCTATGAGTGGACGCTCATCGACTTCGCCCTCTTCTACGCCGGCGCAGTGATGGTTCCCATCTACGAGAGCAGCTCTCCGTCCCAGATCCAGTGGATCATGGAGGATTCCGGAGCCATCGCCCTGCTCGTCGAATCGCCGGAGCACTATGCCCGCGTCGACGAGATCCGCAGCGACATCCCGCTGGTGCGTGATGTCTGGCAGCTGCACCTCGGCGCGATCGACACGCTCACGGCTCAGGGAGCTTCGGTGACGGATGCCGAGATCGAGCGCCGTCGCAACCTCGCCGTCGGATCCGACATCGCCACCCTCATCTACACCTCCGGCTCGACCGGACGCCCGAAGGGCTGCGTGCTCACGCACAGCAACTTCGTCGAGCTGTGCCGCAACTCGGGCAAGGCGCTCGACAAGGTGCTGACGACACCCGGCGCCTCCACTCTGCTCTTCATCACGACGGCGCATGTCTTCGCCCGCTTCATCTCGATCCTCGACATCCACGCGGGCGTCCGCACCGGGCACCAGCCCGACACCAAGCAGCTGCTGCCCGCTCTGGGCTCGTTCAAGCCGACTTTCCTGCTCGCCGTCCCCCGCGTGTTCGAGAAGGTCTACAACTCCGCCGAGCAGAAGGCCGAGGCCGGCGGCAAGGGAAAGATCTTCCGCGCCGCCGCCGACGTGGCCATCGAGCACTCCAAGCTGCTCGAAGAGGGCAAGAAGATCCCGCTGGGCATGAAGATCAAGTTCGCGCTCTTCGACAAGCTCGTCTACAGCAAGCTGCGGGCGGCGATGGGTGGCAACGTGGCCTACGCGGTCTCCGGATCCGCTCCTCTCGGCGCGCGCCTCGGGCACTTCTTCCACAGCCTCGGTGTCGTCATCCTCGAGGGCTACGGGCTGACCGAGACCACGGCACCGGCGACGGTGAACCTCGCTGACAAGTCGAAGATCGGCACGGTCGGCCCCGCGCTTCCCGGAGTCGGGGTGCGCCTGGCCGAAGACGGCGAGATCGAAGTCCGTGGCATCAACGTGTTCAAGGAGTACTGGAACAACCCGCAGGCGACAGCCGACGCGTTCAGCGAAGGCGGCTGGTTCCGCACCGGTGACATCGGCAGCTTCGACGCCGAGGGATTCCTCACCGTCACCGGCCGGAAGAAGGAGATCATCGTCACTGCCGGCGGCAAGAACGTCGCGCCGGCAGCGCTCGAGGACCCGATCCGCTCGAATCCGATCATCGGCCAGGTGGTCGTCGTCGGCGACCAGCGCCCCTTCATCTCGGCACTGGTCACCCTCGACCCCGAGATGCTGCCGACCTGGCTTGCGAACAACGGCCTTCCCGCCGACACGTCGCTCGCCGAGGCGTCGACCAGCGAAGCCGTCCGTGCGGAGGTCCAGCGCGCGGTCGACGCCGCGAACACGCGAGTGTCGCGCGCCGAGTCCATCCGCAAGTTCACGATCCTCGACTCGGAGTGGACCGAGGCCTCCGGCCACCTCACGCCGAAGATGTCGATCAAGCGGAACGTCATCCTCAGCGATTTCGCCGACGAGATCGCCGCGATCTACGACGAGCCCGTCACCACGACGAACGTTCCGCTCGGCGGCTGA